ACGCTGAACGTTTTCCGAATCGCAGACATCCTAGTACAAATGTAATTTTGCGATTAATAAATCGGGCAAGAAATATCGGATCACTAAAACCATTACAGGCAATAAATGGCCCTGAGCGTCGTGCTAGAAATGTAGCAAATGAAGAAGCTGTGCTTCAGGCAATTGAAGAAGATCCAATGAGGAGCATTCGGAATGtttcaaaaatgcttaatttgtCATTTTCGACAACGCAGcgaatcttaaaaaataatgagatgcATGCGTACCACTTTTCACgtgtacaaaatttattgcctttggattataataaaagaataaatttttgtatgtgGATTCTGCAATGTCATAGAGAAGATCCTCATTTTGTGGAAAATATCATGTTTACTGACGAGTCGATGTTTACGAGAGATGGCATTTTCAATACACATAACTTTCATTTTTATGCAGATAAAAATCCGCATGTGTATAACATTGGCAACTATCAACACAAATTCAGTATTAATTTGTGGGCTGGCATATACAAAAATTCTGTGGTAAGTATTcttaatatgtatgttataatattaaatgttataataataaatactttacctTTTACTTTGTTATGTTAGAAATAAAGCAATGAATGCAATAAAATGGATTTcgaatattctaaaataatgtggcatttaaaataatataacaatgcatgtttatttgcttttaaagattagaatttatattttatttccaaaattatttatcactatttcattttaccaatttttaaaagttgCCACTTTATAATcgcatttacatttttacatattgtcTATAACGTTAAGTACTTTAAAGAATAATTGTGGAATAATTAATGACTAGTATGTTACAAAAATAGAAGAATAACCATAAAGCATGTATGTGCAGATTGGACCATTCGAACTTCCTGCAAGAGTTAATGGcgaaatttatagtaattttctcTCTGAACATTTGTCCGAACTACTTGAGGATATATCATTAGAGGAGCGACGTGCTATGTGGTTCCAACACGACGGAGCACCTTCACATAATGCAAGGCGCACGCGGGAAACTTTAAATAGGAAATATCCTAATATGTGGATTGGCCGTGGAGGTCCTCGAGCATGGCCAGCGAGGTCACCTGATTTGACAccccttgatttttttttatggggaACTATAAAAGAGTACGTGTATCGCGTGCCTATAAATACTGTCGAGGAACTAAATTACCGTATTATTGAAGCGTTTGCGAATATCACACCTGAAATGTTAGAACGATTAAAACAGAGCTTTATTAGACGTGCTGAATTGTGTATTGAAATGGATGGTGGCCATTTCGAACActtattataaaacttgaaacattattattcatttaattatttattttaattatttattcattatttatttttttactatttatttatttgtttatttatttaacttcatTTAATTGCGTGTTCATCTAAAAAATTTGGATCAAAGGCTCATATAGAATTTTTGATTCGCGACGATAACCGTGTTATCAACACGAGAAATTGTTATACAAGATATTATTACAGTTAATTTATTGGAATGTACTagcttttaagaaaaaaaatataaaatattatagtagcTAGTTcccgcaattatttttatcgatttagTTTCTTCGATATCATCTTTGTAAATGActatttcgtttatttatttcattaattaatatattgtttccatgtgctttcgttaaaaataatgtaaaattgaaaaataaattaaattaaatactgtGACTGTGgtcttgattaaaataattttgtccaaTGGATTCTTTTTGTATTCAACTGTTCTTCGTTTTCAGGCGAGAATGTATAGAACTCCGATatgtctaaatttttttctttatttttgagtGGTCAATAAAATGATTTCCCGTCACAGATGGTAGAAGAACTATGAGAATCAGAAACAAAAAGAATGAgacttcaaaactttttttatactatgttaatttttgaaactatGAGTTAAAAAACTTACAATACTGTGTTAATAAAGCCAAATATGAATATTCGTCTTTGGATCGATTCTTAGATGTTACTTATACGACTTACGGTAGGAGACTGCCAATTTAAAACAAGTAGGCCAACAGAAagtgagataaaaatataaatataagtatgtgtgtgtttgttatGCATATTCAAATggagatgcgtcaaatctctaaaccttttacaaaatttgcaaagctccacggcgtaaaataaaaagtacatgCAAATGTGGTTTATGACATTCGAAAGcatgaatttttacctttaatttgcgtatttgttaaacgttgtacaatttttgttcACCGAATTATTCAACACTGAACCAACAGTGCATTCTTTTGCTTCAGTGCTGAATAacttagtgaaaaaaaattgtacaacagtcaacaaatacgcaaattaaaggtaaaaattcacgctttcgaatgctgtaaactgcatttgtttgcgagttttatttcacgctgtgcACCTTGGcaaaattttgacatttgttg
The DNA window shown above is from Solenopsis invicta isolate M01_SB chromosome 10, UNIL_Sinv_3.0, whole genome shotgun sequence and carries:
- the LOC120358899 gene encoding uncharacterized protein LOC120358899; this translates as MWILQCHREDPHFVENIMFTDESMFTRDGIFNTHNFHFYADKNPHVYNIGNYQHKFSINLWAGIYKNSVIGPFELPARVNGEIYSNFLSEHLSELLEDISLEERRAMWFQHDGAPSHNARRTRETLNRKYPNMWIGRGGPRAWPARSPDLTPLDFFLWGTIKEYVYRVPINTVEELNYRIIEAFANITPEMLERLKQSFIRRAELCIEMDGGHFEHLL